A genomic segment from Spinacia oleracea cultivar Varoflay chromosome 3, BTI_SOV_V1, whole genome shotgun sequence encodes:
- the LOC110783108 gene encoding uncharacterized protein isoform X2, giving the protein MEMERGSYVPLRKVYLYDLSSSKVDLKLQKTPSSPIIDPHLSPDGNMLAFIRGYELHVFDILYNKEKQLTFGAKGSILTHGLAEYIAQEEMDRKNGYWWSADSKFIAFTQVDSSEIPLYRIMHQGKSSVGPDAQEDHAYPFAGASNVKVRLGVVSIAGGPITWMDLHCGGNDDEEYLARINWMPGNILIAQVLNRAQTRLKVLKFDIRTGQRKVLMVEEHDKWVNLHDCFTPLDKSVSGGSGGFLWASEKTGFRHLYLHDVDGHCLGPITEGDWMVEQIAGVNEATGVLYFTGTVDGPLESNLYSVKLVPNRSGPLQAPVRLTHGNGKHIVVLDHQMQRFIDIHDSLTSPPKVVLCSLRDGSLITTLYDQPSGVPRFKRLKLEPPEIVQIKADDGTVLYASMYKPDETRFGPPPYKTMISVYGGPSVQLVSDSWINAVDMRAQYLRSKGVLVWKLDNRGSARRGLDFEAAVKHRFGRLDAEDQLAGAQWLINKGLAKQGSIGLYGWSYGGYLSAMTLARFPEVFTCAVAGAPVTSWDGYDSFYTEKYMGLPSENLAGYEFGSVMHHVRNVKGKLLLVHGMIDENVHFRHTARLVNAFVSAGKPYELLIFPDERHMPRRLRDRIYMEERIWEFIQRNL; this is encoded by the exons ATGGAAATGGAAAGAGGATCCTACGTTCCCTTAAGAAAG GTCTATTTGTATGATCTCTCTTCTTCAAAAGTTGATCTAAAGCTTCAAAAAACACCTAGTTCTCCTATTATTGATCCACATCTTTCTCCAGATGGTAATATGCTCGCTTTTATAAGAGGCTATGAGCTCCATGTTTTCGATATCCTGTACAACAAAGAGAAGCAATTAACATTTGGTGCGAAAGGAAGTATTTTA ACTCACGGTCTTGCAGAATACATCGCTCAG GAGGAAATGGATCGCAAGAATGGTTACTGGTGGTCAGCGGACAGCAAGTTTATTGCATTTACACAAGTTGATTCTTCTGAGATTCCGCTGTATAGAATCATGCATCAAGGTAAAAGTTCAGTTGGTCCTGATGCACAAGAAGATCACGCTTATCCGTTCGCCGGAGCTTCAAATGTAAAAGTTAGACTTGGTGTAGTGTCTATTGCCGGAGGTCCTATCACATGGATGGATCTTCATTGTGGTGGAAATGACGACGAAGAATATTTGGCTAGAATTAACTGGATGCCAGGAAACATTCTCATTGCTCAGGTTTTAAACAGAGCTCAAACAAGGTTAAAAGTTCTCAAATTTGATATTAGGACAGGTCAAAGGAAAGTTCTGATGGTTGAGGAGCACGATAAGTGGGTGAATTTGCATGATTGTTTTACACCACTTGACAAATCAGTAAGTGGTGGTTCGGGTGGATTTCTTTGGGCCAGTGAAAAGACAGGGTTCCGTCATCTTTACTTACACGACGTTGATGGACATTGTCTCGGGCCTATAACAGAAGGTGATTGGATGGTTGAACAAATTGCCGGAGTTAACGAGGCAACAGGTGTTCTGTATTTTACCGGAACTGTAGATGGACCTTTGGAGTCTAACCTTTACTCTGTTAAATTGGTACCCAATAGGTCCGGCCCGCTACAGGCCCCTGTTAGATTGACACATGGCAACGGTAAACACATTGTTGTACTTGATCATCAGATGCAGAGATTTATTGATATTCATGATTCTTTAACTTCTCCGCCGAAAGTTGTCTTGTGCTCTTTACGTGATGGAAGCTTAATCACAACACTgtatgaccaaccatctggagtTCCAAGATTCAAGAGGCTCAAACTTGAACCCCCGGAAATCGTCCAGATTAAAGCAGATGATGGGACTGTATTATATGCTTCGATGTATAAACCTGATGAAACAAGATTTGGTCCACCACCTTATAAAACTATGATAAGTGTTTATGGTGGTCCAAGTGTGCAGCTTGTGTCTGACTCATGGATTAATGCCGTTGACATGAGAGCTCAGTACCTTAGGAGTAAGGGCGTCTTGGTTTGGAAG CTAGACAACCGAGGATCAGCTCGCCGTGGACTAGACTTTGAAGCAGCCGTAAAGCACAGATTCGGCCGCCTCGATGCCGAGGACCAACTAGCCGGTGCTCAATGGCTAATCAACAAGGGACTAGCAAAACAGGGCAGCATCGGCCTCTACGGGTGGAGTTACGGTGGGTATCTTTCAGCCATGACATTAGCCAGATTCCCCGAGGTCTTTACCTGTGCTGTTGCGGGGGCCCCAGTTACTTCTTGGGACGGTTACGACAGTTTCTACACTGAAAAGTACATGGGATTACCCTCGGAAAACTTAGCAGGCTATGAGTTTGGCTCGGTAATGCACCATGTTCGTAATGTCAAAGGGAAGTTGCTATTAGTTCACGGTATGATTGATGAAAATGTTCACTTCAGGCATACTGCTAGGCTTGTGAATGCATTTGTGTCTGCAGGTAAACCTTACGAGCTTCTTATTTTCCCGGATGAGAGGCATATGCCTCGCCGTTTGAGGGATCGGATTTATATGGAGGAGAGGATCTGGGAATTCATACAGAGGAACCTCTGA
- the LOC110783056 gene encoding F-box/kelch-repeat protein At3g23880-like — MENNENERQIPEDLIIQHILPRLPVKQLVQSKLVCKECNSSISSSNFTLHYTKQPLISHPSFPVQSLFVQYDNTFYLYSCENDDNAQNNLVKLDVDFSLNSGENIELVGCSNGLVCLAEMYGKFFFLYNPATSESHKFYSGDFQILGTNHTNWGFGYDSINDDFKVVRIMSNGETHTVDVYSLKSNVWRKVDFGVERGVLFGEPSLVSDTLYWTMFNMFNMGDRTKVVAFDLVRETFEMYPHLVFCSPGHGVLCVMGGCLAKCSSNPRNEAVFEIVTNPGKVVSVCFECDLKINPRDKLVGFTKTGKVLIAHTHRGMIGLLDRGSKQTLMKFGGQMRTSIEKYVPSQISPLPLSEFPNIPAEGTWADLPLPRGL; from the exons atggaaaacaatGAAAATGAAAGACAGATCCCTGAAGATCTGATAATTCAACACATCCTTCCACGGCTACCCGTCAAACAGTTGGTTCAATCAAAGCTCGTTTGCAAGGAATGTAATTCTTCTATCTCTTCTTCTAATTTCACTCTTCATTACACCAAACAACCCCTTATTTCTCACCCATCTTTCCCCGTTCAATCCCTCTTTGTCCAATATGATAATACTTTTTACCTCTACTCTTGTGAAAATGATGATAATGCTCAAAATAATCTGGTTAAGTTAGATGTTGATTTTAGTCTTAATTCTGGGGAAAATATTGAGCTGGTTGGATGCTCAAATGGGTTAGTTTGTTTAGCGGAAATGTATGGGAAGTTCTTTTTTCTTTATAATCCTGCTACAAGTGAATCCCATAAATTTTACTCTGGAGATTTTCAAATTTTGGGTACAAATCATACGAATTGGGGTTTTGGGTATGATTCTATTAACGATGACTTTAAAGTTGTTAGAATTATGAGTAATGGAGAAACTCATACCGTTGATGTTTATTCGCTTAAATCGAATGTGTGGCGAAAGGTCGATTTCGGAGTCGAGAGAGGTGTTTTGTTCGGGGAACCATCCTTAGTTAGTGATACCTTGTATTGGACTATGTTTAATATGTTTAACATGGGTGATAGAACTAAGGTTGTTGCATTTGATTTGGTAAGAGAAACGTTTGAGATGTATCCACATTTGGTGTTTTGTTCGCCTGGGCATGGTGTTTTGTGTGTGATGGGAGGGTGTTTGGCCAAATGTAGTTCTAACCCTCGAAATGAGGCTGTGTTTGAGATTGTGACAAATCCTGGAAAAGTTGTTTCTGTTTGTTTCGAATGTGATTTGAAGATCAATCCACGTGATAAGTTGGTTGGGTTCACTAAGACGGGTAAGGTTTTGATCGCTCATACTCATCGCGGGATGATAGGGTTGCTCGATCGAGGGTCGAAGCAAACGCTTATGAAGTTTGGAGGTCAGATGAGGACTAGTATTGAAAAGTATGTTCCGAGTCAGATTTCACCTCTTCCGTTATCTGAGTTTCCCAATATACCAGCAGAG GGGACTTGGGCGGATTTACCTTTGCCAAGGGGTCTATGA
- the LOC110783027 gene encoding uncharacterized protein isoform X1, translating to MSNLLPGFHFKPTEFQLLNFYLLPKINDEPLPVIPRMLDANIYGDKGDHPSQVFDSFGKSDLEEEDTVRYFFTKLQHVSKKNGVNSKNVIRTVGGYGHWNNARTESIMVKNNQGEHVEVGSKTTLTFKRGKGIVDDHVEWSMIEISTYDSNVVLCKITKKIPKQFSQKRQLQTTSSSIISTTTVDNDGVQGNKRQCVSVQVYQPQEYGVSGVVQEQETNNTVNLGEEEHQGMEDDDDMALFCKGLEEDLSVGDDLNSDDNIDGLLDLCSTTPTTTSASTIVADDGVQGNKDQCVAVQVDQPQECGVLGMVQEQETNNTVNAEQVNFEDFSVGGNDFYLTLEDRILLNSLGF from the coding sequence ATGTCGAATCTACTTCCAGGGTTTCATTTCAAACCAACCGAGTTTCAATTACTTAACTTCTATCTTTTACCAAAGATTAATGATGAACCACTTCCAGTAATCCCTCGAATGCTTGATGCTAACATATATGGTGATAAAGGTGATCATCCATCTCAAGTTTTCGATTCTTTTGGAAAATCAGACCTTGAAGAAGAAGATACTGTCAGGTATTTCTTCACTAAATTACAGCATGTTTCAAAGAAGAATGGGGTTAACAGCAAGAATGTTATTCGAACTGTGGGTGGTTATGGCCATTGGAACAACGCGAGAACCGAGTCTATTATGGTAAAGAATAACCAAGGTGAACATGTTGAGGTTGGATCAAAAACGACTCTTACTTTCAAAAGAGGAAAGGGTATTGTTGATGATCATGTTGAATGGAGCATGATTGAGATTTCAACATATGATAGTAATGTGGTTCTATGTAAAATCACCAAGAAGATCCCTAAACAATTCTCCCAGAAAAGGCAACTGCAAACAACTTCCAGTAGTATTATTAGTACTACTACTGTGGATAATGATGGTGTCCAAGGAAACAAACGTCAATGTGTTTCTGTCCAAGTTTATCAACCTCAAGAATATGGTGTTTCGGGTGTGGTTCAAGAACAAGAAACTAATAATACGGTGAATCTTGGAGAAGAAGAACATCAAGGgatggaggatgatgatgatatgGCATTATTTTGTAAAGGATTGGAAGAGGATTTGTCAGTTGGCGATGATTTGAATTCGGATGATAATATTGATGGCCTTTTGGATTTGTGTTCAACAACTCCCACTACTACTTCTGCTTCTACTATTGTTGCTGATGATGGTGTCCAAGGAAACAAAGATCAATGTGTTGCTGTCCAAGTTGATCAACCTCAAGAATGTGGTGTTTTGGGTATGGTTCAAGAACAAGAAACTAATAATACGGTGAATGCTGAACAAGTCAATTTCGAGGATTTTTCAGTTGGCGGCAATGACTTTTATCTGACTTTGGAAGATCGGATCCTGCTGAATTCTCTTGGATTTTGA
- the LOC110783027 gene encoding uncharacterized protein isoform X2 has protein sequence MLDANIYGDKGDHPSQVFDSFGKSDLEEEDTVRYFFTKLQHVSKKNGVNSKNVIRTVGGYGHWNNARTESIMVKNNQGEHVEVGSKTTLTFKRGKGIVDDHVEWSMIEISTYDSNVVLCKITKKIPKQFSQKRQLQTTSSSIISTTTVDNDGVQGNKRQCVSVQVYQPQEYGVSGVVQEQETNNTVNLGEEEHQGMEDDDDMALFCKGLEEDLSVGDDLNSDDNIDGLLDLCSTTPTTTSASTIVADDGVQGNKDQCVAVQVDQPQECGVLGMVQEQETNNTVNAEQVNFEDFSVGGNDFYLTLEDRILLNSLGF, from the coding sequence ATGCTTGATGCTAACATATATGGTGATAAAGGTGATCATCCATCTCAAGTTTTCGATTCTTTTGGAAAATCAGACCTTGAAGAAGAAGATACTGTCAGGTATTTCTTCACTAAATTACAGCATGTTTCAAAGAAGAATGGGGTTAACAGCAAGAATGTTATTCGAACTGTGGGTGGTTATGGCCATTGGAACAACGCGAGAACCGAGTCTATTATGGTAAAGAATAACCAAGGTGAACATGTTGAGGTTGGATCAAAAACGACTCTTACTTTCAAAAGAGGAAAGGGTATTGTTGATGATCATGTTGAATGGAGCATGATTGAGATTTCAACATATGATAGTAATGTGGTTCTATGTAAAATCACCAAGAAGATCCCTAAACAATTCTCCCAGAAAAGGCAACTGCAAACAACTTCCAGTAGTATTATTAGTACTACTACTGTGGATAATGATGGTGTCCAAGGAAACAAACGTCAATGTGTTTCTGTCCAAGTTTATCAACCTCAAGAATATGGTGTTTCGGGTGTGGTTCAAGAACAAGAAACTAATAATACGGTGAATCTTGGAGAAGAAGAACATCAAGGgatggaggatgatgatgatatgGCATTATTTTGTAAAGGATTGGAAGAGGATTTGTCAGTTGGCGATGATTTGAATTCGGATGATAATATTGATGGCCTTTTGGATTTGTGTTCAACAACTCCCACTACTACTTCTGCTTCTACTATTGTTGCTGATGATGGTGTCCAAGGAAACAAAGATCAATGTGTTGCTGTCCAAGTTGATCAACCTCAAGAATGTGGTGTTTTGGGTATGGTTCAAGAACAAGAAACTAATAATACGGTGAATGCTGAACAAGTCAATTTCGAGGATTTTTCAGTTGGCGGCAATGACTTTTATCTGACTTTGGAAGATCGGATCCTGCTGAATTCTCTTGGATTTTGA
- the LOC110783108 gene encoding uncharacterized protein isoform X1, with translation MHPVGTKAGRKNTLKRSRSLSLDMPATVTTDNSMVSQKFAVDDDDSGEIPLFSVEEIVQYPLPGYVAPTSLSFSPDDNLITYLFSPDHSLSRKVFSFNLETGKHELVFSPVDGGLDESNISEEEKLRRERARERGLGVTRYEWVKMLSSKKKIIMVPLPDGVYLYDLSSSKVDLKLQKTPSSPIIDPHLSPDGNMLAFIRGYELHVFDILYNKEKQLTFGAKGSILTHGLAEYIAQEEMDRKNGYWWSADSKFIAFTQVDSSEIPLYRIMHQGKSSVGPDAQEDHAYPFAGASNVKVRLGVVSIAGGPITWMDLHCGGNDDEEYLARINWMPGNILIAQVLNRAQTRLKVLKFDIRTGQRKVLMVEEHDKWVNLHDCFTPLDKSVSGGSGGFLWASEKTGFRHLYLHDVDGHCLGPITEGDWMVEQIAGVNEATGVLYFTGTVDGPLESNLYSVKLVPNRSGPLQAPVRLTHGNGKHIVVLDHQMQRFIDIHDSLTSPPKVVLCSLRDGSLITTLYDQPSGVPRFKRLKLEPPEIVQIKADDGTVLYASMYKPDETRFGPPPYKTMISVYGGPSVQLVSDSWINAVDMRAQYLRSKGVLVWKLDNRGSARRGLDFEAAVKHRFGRLDAEDQLAGAQWLINKGLAKQGSIGLYGWSYGGYLSAMTLARFPEVFTCAVAGAPVTSWDGYDSFYTEKYMGLPSENLAGYEFGSVMHHVRNVKGKLLLVHGMIDENVHFRHTARLVNAFVSAGKPYELLIFPDERHMPRRLRDRIYMEERIWEFIQRNL, from the exons ATGCACCCAGTTGGAACTAAGGCTGGGAGAAAGAATACCCTCAAACGTTCTAGATCATTGTCATTAGATATGCCTGCAACTGTTACAACTGATAATTCCATGGTTTCCCAGAAATTTGCTGTTGATGATGACGATAGTGGCGAAATCCCTTTATTTTCTGTTGAGGAAATTGTGCAATACCCATTGCCTGGTTATGTCGCACCTACATCACTTAGTTTTAGCCCAGATGATAATTTAATCACTTATTTATTTAGTCCTGATCATAGTTTGAGCAGGAAAGTTTTCAGCTTTAATCTGGAAACTGGTAAGCATGAGTTGGTGTTTAGCCCTGTTGATGGTGGGCTTGATGAGAGTAACATCTCAGAGGAGGAGAAATTGAGGAGAGAAAGAGCTAGGGAGAGGGGTTTAGGCGTGACGCGGTACGAATGGGTTAAGATGTTATCATCAAAGAAGAAGATTATCATGGTGCCTTTGCCTGATGGG GTCTATTTGTATGATCTCTCTTCTTCAAAAGTTGATCTAAAGCTTCAAAAAACACCTAGTTCTCCTATTATTGATCCACATCTTTCTCCAGATGGTAATATGCTCGCTTTTATAAGAGGCTATGAGCTCCATGTTTTCGATATCCTGTACAACAAAGAGAAGCAATTAACATTTGGTGCGAAAGGAAGTATTTTA ACTCACGGTCTTGCAGAATACATCGCTCAG GAGGAAATGGATCGCAAGAATGGTTACTGGTGGTCAGCGGACAGCAAGTTTATTGCATTTACACAAGTTGATTCTTCTGAGATTCCGCTGTATAGAATCATGCATCAAGGTAAAAGTTCAGTTGGTCCTGATGCACAAGAAGATCACGCTTATCCGTTCGCCGGAGCTTCAAATGTAAAAGTTAGACTTGGTGTAGTGTCTATTGCCGGAGGTCCTATCACATGGATGGATCTTCATTGTGGTGGAAATGACGACGAAGAATATTTGGCTAGAATTAACTGGATGCCAGGAAACATTCTCATTGCTCAGGTTTTAAACAGAGCTCAAACAAGGTTAAAAGTTCTCAAATTTGATATTAGGACAGGTCAAAGGAAAGTTCTGATGGTTGAGGAGCACGATAAGTGGGTGAATTTGCATGATTGTTTTACACCACTTGACAAATCAGTAAGTGGTGGTTCGGGTGGATTTCTTTGGGCCAGTGAAAAGACAGGGTTCCGTCATCTTTACTTACACGACGTTGATGGACATTGTCTCGGGCCTATAACAGAAGGTGATTGGATGGTTGAACAAATTGCCGGAGTTAACGAGGCAACAGGTGTTCTGTATTTTACCGGAACTGTAGATGGACCTTTGGAGTCTAACCTTTACTCTGTTAAATTGGTACCCAATAGGTCCGGCCCGCTACAGGCCCCTGTTAGATTGACACATGGCAACGGTAAACACATTGTTGTACTTGATCATCAGATGCAGAGATTTATTGATATTCATGATTCTTTAACTTCTCCGCCGAAAGTTGTCTTGTGCTCTTTACGTGATGGAAGCTTAATCACAACACTgtatgaccaaccatctggagtTCCAAGATTCAAGAGGCTCAAACTTGAACCCCCGGAAATCGTCCAGATTAAAGCAGATGATGGGACTGTATTATATGCTTCGATGTATAAACCTGATGAAACAAGATTTGGTCCACCACCTTATAAAACTATGATAAGTGTTTATGGTGGTCCAAGTGTGCAGCTTGTGTCTGACTCATGGATTAATGCCGTTGACATGAGAGCTCAGTACCTTAGGAGTAAGGGCGTCTTGGTTTGGAAG CTAGACAACCGAGGATCAGCTCGCCGTGGACTAGACTTTGAAGCAGCCGTAAAGCACAGATTCGGCCGCCTCGATGCCGAGGACCAACTAGCCGGTGCTCAATGGCTAATCAACAAGGGACTAGCAAAACAGGGCAGCATCGGCCTCTACGGGTGGAGTTACGGTGGGTATCTTTCAGCCATGACATTAGCCAGATTCCCCGAGGTCTTTACCTGTGCTGTTGCGGGGGCCCCAGTTACTTCTTGGGACGGTTACGACAGTTTCTACACTGAAAAGTACATGGGATTACCCTCGGAAAACTTAGCAGGCTATGAGTTTGGCTCGGTAATGCACCATGTTCGTAATGTCAAAGGGAAGTTGCTATTAGTTCACGGTATGATTGATGAAAATGTTCACTTCAGGCATACTGCTAGGCTTGTGAATGCATTTGTGTCTGCAGGTAAACCTTACGAGCTTCTTATTTTCCCGGATGAGAGGCATATGCCTCGCCGTTTGAGGGATCGGATTTATATGGAGGAGAGGATCTGGGAATTCATACAGAGGAACCTCTGA
- the LOC110783106 gene encoding phosphatidylinositol 4-kinase gamma 3 — MSMASVALSPVQKDSLTIPSFLSGQHGYRTDESILVYLTVGGSVIPIRVLESDSVASVKLRIQNHKGFFVKNQKLVFDGRELARNDSSVKDYGVANETVLHLVLSLTNLQAITVRTVCGKEFEFHVERNRNVGYLKQQIAEKGVGIIDLEDQKLIFDGEELEDQCQIQEYCKNNDAVIHLLVQKSAKVRAKPVEKDFEVMIMASDPNEKGADVVVRDECKWGVEPVHPLVTLKKQFCRDIILEHLIINPKIMLPLVVRQLINSTFSGLDKGNQPVRSSEGCGGAYFMLDPSGQEYISVFKPIDEEPMAVNNPNGLPESKDGEGLKKGTQVGSGAIREVAAYILDHPRTGPHSIYHSEIGFSGVPPTTLVRCLHEGFHHPNGYEGASKNMKIGSLQMFMKNFGNCEDMGPGAFPVEEVHKISVLDIRLANADRHAGNILVSRDHDGQIKLIPIDHGYCLPSKFEDCTFDWLYWPQARQPYSPETIKYIESLDAEEDIRLLKLHGWDMPHECARLFRVSTMLLKKGVSRGLTPFTIGNIMCRETLKKESMIELIVQEAEGALFPESSETAFLETISSIMDRFLDGLSSSFP; from the exons ATGTCAATGGCAAGCGTTGCTCTTAGTCCTGTTCAAAAGGATTCCTTGACCATTCCGAGCTTTCTGTCCGGACAGCATGGATACAGGACAGATGAATCGATTTTAGTATACTTAACTGTGGGAGGATCGGTGATTCCAATCCGTGTGTTGGAGTCGGATTCAGTTGCTTCTGTAAAGCTTAGAATTCAGAATCACAAAGGCTTCTTTGTGAAGAATCAAAAGCTGGTTTTTGATGGAAGAGAGCTGGCCCGAAATGATTCCAGTGTTAAGGACTATGGGGTGGCTAATGAGACTGTCCTGCACTTGGTCCTTAGTCTCACGAACCTTCAGGCTATTACTGTTAGGACTGTGTGTGGGAAGGAGTTTGAGTTTCACGTTGAGAGGAATAGAAATGTAGGGTACTTGAAACAACAGATTGCCGAAAAGGGAGTTGGTATTATTGATCTGGAAGATCAAAAGTTGATTTTCGATGGCGAGGAGCTTGAGGACCAGTGTCAAATTCAAGAATATTGTAAGAACAATGACGCAGTTATTCATTTGCTTGTTCAAAAATCTGCCAAAGTGAGAGCTAAACCTGTTGAGAAGGACTTTGAAGTTATGATTATGGCTTCTGATCCGAACGAGAAAGGAGCTGATGTAGTAGTCAGAGATGAGTGCAAATGGGGGGTTGAACCTGTTCACCCTCTGGTTACACTCAAGAAACAGTTTTGTAGGGAtataattttggaacatctGATCATTAACCCTAAGATCATGCTTCCTTTAGTGGTTAGGCAACTTATCAATTCTACATTTAGTGGGTTGGATAAAGGAAACCAACCTGTTAGGTCTTCCGAGGGCTGTGGAGGAGCATATTTCATGCTTGATCCATCTGGTCAAGAATACATCTCCGTGTTTAAGCCAATTGATGAAGAGCCAATGGCCGTGAACAACCCTAACGGGCTCCCTGAATCAAAAGATGGCGAGGGGCTGAAAAAGGGTACTCAAGTGGGTTCAGGGGCTATTCGTGAAGTTGCAGCATATATTTTGGATCATCCTAGGACTGGTCCTCATTCTATTTACCATTCAGAGATTGGATTTTCTGGTGTTCCACCTACAACTTTGGTTAGGTGTTTACACGAGGGCTTTCATCATCCGAATGGATACGAGGGCGCATCTAAAAATATGAAGATTGGTTCTCTCCAGATGTTTATGAAGAATTTTGGGAACTGTGAAGACATGGGACCTGGTGCTTTTCCAGTTGAAGAGGTTCACAAGATCTCTGTTTTGGATATCAGATTGGCCAATGCAGATAGGCATGCCGGGAACATTCTGGTTTCCCGAGACCATGATGGTCAAATCAAGCTCATTCCGATTGATCACGGGTACTGTTTGCCAAGCAAG TTTGAGGATTGTACATTCGACTGGCTCTATTGGCCTCAAGCACGTCAACCATACTCCCCTGAAACCATTAAGTACATAGAATCCCTCGATGCCGAAGAAGATATCAGACTACTGAAACTTCACGGATGGGACATGCCACACGAATGTGCCCGTTTATTCCGAGTTTCCACCATGCTCTTAAAGAAAGGCGTCTCCAGGGGGTTAACTCCGTTTACCATCGGAAACATCATGTGTCGGGAAACCTTGAAGAAGGAATCTATGATCGAGCTGATAGTCCAAGAAGCAGAGGGAGCTTTGTTCCCTGAATCGAGTGAAACTgcatttctggaaacaatcTCCTCAATCATGGATCGCTTCCTTGATGGACTCTCTTCTTCATTCCCATGA